TAAATTTACCAGGATGTTGATAATTTGATTGATATGCGTTCAAAATAGTATCTTATTAATTAAAATGCACATTACACCCTAAGCCAATTTCGTTTGTCAATGCCTGCGGGATAGATTGTCCCTAATATTGCCAAGCGGCTAGCCCCAGTTATTTGACTCATATCCAAAGGCTCATTCATTAGTGTTTTATCAGCCAACCAGGCAAACATTAGAGCTTCAATAAAATCAGGATTAACTCCGTAAGCGCTAGTACTTTTCACAGGAGTCTCTGGTAGTAGTGAGCTCAATATCTGCATTAACGCCTGGTTATGTGCGCCGCCACCGCAAATCAAGACTTGTGTTGGATGTTGGGTTTCACGATTAACCGCATCAGCAATGGTGTTAGCTGTCAACATAAGCAAAGTCGCTTGAACGTCAACACTGGAATAATGTGGTTTTAAGTGTTGTTCAAGCCATGCTAATGAAAAATATTCTTTACCGATACTTTTGGGCTGAGATTTTTTAAAATAAGGATCATTTAAAAGAGCTCTCAATAAAGGCTCGATGACTTTTCCAGAAGCAGCCCAATCACCATTTTTATCATAATCCTTGCCTAGATTTTTTTTTATCCAAGCATCCATTAAACAATTCCCAGGACCAGTATCATATCCATGAACCCTTGATGCATTTGATAGATAGGACAGATTAGCAATACCACCAACATTCACCACCGCCAATGGAAATTGCTGATCTTTAAACAAAGCCTGATGATAAATTGGTGCAAATGGCGCACCTTGTCCACCAACAATCAAATCACGGGTGCGAAAATCAGCGACTACGGTAACCCCCGTAAGTTCAGCGATAGTATGTGCACAACCTAATTGTACAGTGTAGGGAATCTCTGCACTGGCATCATGACATAGCGTTTGCCCATGGCTTCCAACTGCTTGAATAGACGTCGAAGAAAGATTCGTTTTCTCCATCAATAAAAGTGCAGCCTGAGCAAATTCCCTTCCTAAAATGGTGTTCAATTGACTGTAGATTGCTAAAGACTGTGATTTTTCTTGAAGCACTTCTTCAAGAAGGTTTTTCGCCTGCTGACTATAGGGTTTGGTGAGTCCGTCAATAAAAGTATTTGATGCTAGCTCAATAGCTGCAGCATCAATACCATCCATACTGGTTCCGGACATTAAACCAAGGTATATTTTTTTTGAAGTTACGTTAGTTTTTATCATAATATTTCGCTAATAGATTTTAATCTCACATGAGTAGGCAAAATTTTATATCCAATGTGAAAAGTTGATTGAAATCTTAACAGAGGCTCATTAAGCTGACTATTCTTTCTTATTAATCCAATCTATTATATGCAGAGTAAATCATTCTCAGAAGAAAACAAGAAAACACCGTTTATTGTCTTGGGTATTTTATCTACCTTTTCACTACTTACCTTTGATTTATACCAACCCGCATTACCAGCAATTACCAGTTACTTTAATACGACCCATGAACTTGGCCAATTAACGTTAAGTTTATTTTTCTTTATTTTTGGATTTTCACAATTGATTTGGGGACCTTTGATTGATCATTTTGGCCGCAGAAAAACATTACGCGCCAGCCTAATTTTATTTTTTTTAGGAACCTTGGGATGTATTTTTGCTACTAGCATTGAAATGTTAATAGTCTCGCGAGCAGTTCAAGGATTTACAATTTGCTGTGCGTATATCGTTGCCTTTTCAGCCTCCAGGGATGAAGAAGATAGTACCGATAGAGCTCGCGTACTCTCTCACATTTCCATGATAGTCTCGGTGTCCCCCATTTTTGCCCCACTTCTTGGTTCGATTATATTCATTCATTATGGATGGCAAGCCACTTTTGTTTTGATGGCCCTTATTGCAATTATACTCTTTATATTGGCAGAGAAAACATTGCAAGAATCACGACATTGGACAAAATCCGATATAGGGTTCTTATGGCAAACCTCTTTGAGCAGTTTTAAAAAAATACTGACACATGGCCCTTTATGGATAAGTATTGCCCTCGTTACAGCCTCATACTCCTGTGTAATGATAATAGTGGTGAATGCTGCCTATTTAGTGATTGATAATCTAAATTTTTCTCCACTGATTTTTGCGATTCTTTTTGGAAGCAATGGGATCATGCTGATAATTGGCAACTATATTGGTATTAAGCTCAGAGAAAAAAAATCAATGGTTTGGAATATTCGTTTAGGCAGCATAATCATGGTGTTAAGCTCTGTAGCGATGATTGTTTTATTTTATATGCAAGGTTTAACTCTACTGGTACTTGCTCCCATTTTATTAATGAGCTTAGGTGTAAGCTTCATAAATCCCCCAGCATTTTCTTTAGCGTTAAATGATTATCCAAGTGAAGCTGGAACAGTGACAGCATTTCTTAACACAGTAAGAATGACTTGTTCAGCAATTGTGGGGGGGATAACCGGTATTCTTATTTTTGCCAATACCAGTGTTTTAGTGTTTGGATTATTTCTTTGCGCTTTAGTATGTGTGTTGTTCAGCTTTTATTTAAAAGATTGAGATAAGAACTCGCTTGCGCTGAAGCAAGCGAGTGTGAAAATTATGCACTGGCTATTGACTTCACTGTATTTTGCAATGCGTCCAATTTCTCTGCCGAGTCAGTTTTAATCTTAAAAAGACAGATATTTTGTTTGATAGCAGCTCCGATTAAATAACCTACAACAAGCATAGATAAAGCAGCCATTACATTGATGAATACCTCTTTCCAACCACGGTGAGTTTCCAATTCAGGTCGAGCATCCTTTATTGCCTTATTACATTTAAACTCGAAGTCTTTCGTATTGATTGTTTTACTAATAAAGTAACTTTGATAAGCCTCTTGTAATTCGTTATGAAGAGATGTAGCTACCTTATGTGCTGAAGAGCCTTCTGTAAAATCTTTATCAATTTTTATCTTAATCGTTCCTATTTGAGTATTAAATAGAATTGCGGCAGGAGCTTGTGAACCTAAGCGGTTAGCCTCTACATTCACGAGTGGGATTACGTCAGTCTCTGTTTCCACATCTTCCACATCATTGGCCACCTCATCAGAAGTTACTAAATCCGCTGGAACCCGGGCTTTCTTGATTTCATCTAGATGAATAGCA
The nucleotide sequence above comes from Legionella hackeliae. Encoded proteins:
- a CDS encoding anhydro-N-acetylmuramic acid kinase codes for the protein MIKTNVTSKKIYLGLMSGTSMDGIDAAAIELASNTFIDGLTKPYSQQAKNLLEEVLQEKSQSLAIYSQLNTILGREFAQAALLLMEKTNLSSTSIQAVGSHGQTLCHDASAEIPYTVQLGCAHTIAELTGVTVVADFRTRDLIVGGQGAPFAPIYHQALFKDQQFPLAVVNVGGIANLSYLSNASRVHGYDTGPGNCLMDAWIKKNLGKDYDKNGDWAASGKVIEPLLRALLNDPYFKKSQPKSIGKEYFSLAWLEQHLKPHYSSVDVQATLLMLTANTIADAVNRETQHPTQVLICGGGAHNQALMQILSSLLPETPVKSTSAYGVNPDFIEALMFAWLADKTLMNEPLDMSQITGASRLAILGTIYPAGIDKRNWLRV
- a CDS encoding multidrug effflux MFS transporter, which translates into the protein MQSKSFSEENKKTPFIVLGILSTFSLLTFDLYQPALPAITSYFNTTHELGQLTLSLFFFIFGFSQLIWGPLIDHFGRRKTLRASLILFFLGTLGCIFATSIEMLIVSRAVQGFTICCAYIVAFSASRDEEDSTDRARVLSHISMIVSVSPIFAPLLGSIIFIHYGWQATFVLMALIAIILFILAEKTLQESRHWTKSDIGFLWQTSLSSFKKILTHGPLWISIALVTASYSCVMIIVVNAAYLVIDNLNFSPLIFAILFGSNGIMLIIGNYIGIKLREKKSMVWNIRLGSIIMVLSSVAMIVLFYMQGLTLLVLAPILLMSLGVSFINPPAFSLALNDYPSEAGTVTAFLNTVRMTCSAIVGGITGILIFANTSVLVFGLFLCALVCVLFSFYLKD